The window AAGAGTACAAAAAGTGGTCCACCGCCGCTATGGAAACCGCAGGTGCCGAAGTGTGTGTGCGCGGCGGCCAAGTGCAAGTGCTCGAAGGCGACTGGACCCCTGAGCGCATCGTGGTGCTGAAATTTCCCTCGTTCGATGCCGCCAAGGCTTTCTACGAACTGCCCGAATACATGAAAGCCCGTGAAGCCCGTTCAGGCGCGGCCATCATGCGCATGGTGGCCGTCGAAGGCGTTTGATCTGCTGGCCAGCCCAACCCGTTTTGTTTTTAAATTGAGAGAGTTCAAAAATGAGTGCAATCGTTGATATCGTCGGCCGTGAAATCCTCGACAGCCGTGGCAACCCCACCGTCGAATGCGACGTGTTGTTGGAGTCTGGCGTCATGGGCCGCGCTGCGGTGCCTTCTGGCGCATCGACCGGCAGCCGCGAAGCCATCGAGCTGCGCGACGGCGACAAGAGCCGCTACTTGGGCAAAGGCGTGCTTAAAGCGGTGGAGCACATCAACACCGAAATCTCCGAAGCCGTGCTGGGCCTGGACGCCTCCGAGCAAGCCTTTTTGGACCGCACCCTGATTGATTTGGACGGCACCGACAACAAGTCACGCCTGGGCGCCA is drawn from Limnohabitans sp. 63ED37-2 and contains these coding sequences:
- a CDS encoding DUF1330 domain-containing protein; this encodes MSGYIIANVQVTNPTQYEEYKKWSTAAMETAGAEVCVRGGQVQVLEGDWTPERIVVLKFPSFDAAKAFYELPEYMKAREARSGAAIMRMVAVEGV